From Deinococcus betulae, one genomic window encodes:
- a CDS encoding MBL fold metallo-hydrolase yields the protein MSAPSLLTPVLNDLYALQVPIPYPMGFVTVLLDAPPGGPVTMIDTALDTPEARAAIEAGLAALGLHWPDIDRVVITHHHPDHYGLAGVVEERSGAAVFMLDVEIGRGERYWHLWEEWLPGHIKHLRDHGLPPETLATLEADSRRTRERVQPAGRVQPLREGQEVTLSGRPWEVLWLPGHADGHLGLWSEQDSVLIAGDAILPRISPNVGLYAYTRPDPLGDYLQTLGKLEALNPARAVVGHHGPLMIGVQARARELRAHHHERLDFMAAQAASAPRTAYDLSLAMFPRDLNISGRRFALAETLAHLEHLRLLGQLYRTWQEDQGAWVYHA from the coding sequence ATGAGCGCCCCTTCCCTCCTCACGCCGGTGCTGAACGACCTGTACGCCCTTCAGGTGCCCATTCCCTACCCCATGGGCTTTGTGACGGTGCTGCTGGACGCCCCGCCGGGCGGCCCCGTCACCATGATTGACACTGCCCTGGATACCCCCGAGGCGCGGGCTGCCATTGAGGCCGGCCTGGCCGCCCTGGGGCTGCACTGGCCGGATATAGACCGCGTCGTCATCACGCACCATCACCCGGACCACTATGGCCTGGCCGGGGTGGTCGAGGAACGTAGCGGCGCCGCCGTCTTCATGCTGGATGTCGAGATTGGCCGGGGAGAACGTTACTGGCACCTGTGGGAAGAGTGGCTGCCGGGCCACATCAAACACCTGCGCGACCACGGCCTGCCGCCTGAAACTCTGGCCACCCTAGAAGCTGACAGCCGCCGCACACGTGAGCGGGTGCAGCCCGCCGGGCGCGTGCAGCCGCTGCGTGAGGGCCAGGAGGTCACGCTCTCTGGCCGCCCCTGGGAGGTGCTGTGGCTGCCCGGCCACGCTGACGGGCACCTGGGGCTCTGGAGCGAACAGGACAGCGTCCTGATTGCCGGAGACGCCATCCTGCCGCGCATCAGCCCGAATGTGGGCCTGTACGCCTACACCCGCCCTGACCCCCTGGGCGACTACCTGCAAACGTTGGGCAAACTGGAAGCCCTGAACCCGGCCCGCGCGGTGGTGGGTCACCACGGCCCGCTGATGATCGGCGTGCAGGCCCGCGCCCGCGAACTGCGCGCCCATCACCACGAGCGCCTGGACTTTATGGCGGCCCAGGCCGCCAGTGCGCCGCGCACCGCGTATGACCTGTCGCTGGCCATGTTTCCACGCGACCTGAACATCAGTGGGCGCCGCTTTGCCCTGGCCGAAACCCTGGCCCACCTCGAACATCTGCGGCTGCTGGGGCAGCTCTACCGCACCTGGCAGGAAGACCAGGGCGCCTGGGTCTACCACGCTTAA
- a CDS encoding PEGA domain-containing protein, with protein MKRLAVFLALGGLLSSCVPAPLRANPDAGVRLSAALDTPPLRPITGESNLYRVPGPGGLIVQTDRTAQVTAIVVPPSGGAALSETVTTVPGQATRLPLPPAEGFTQVFTVASLGPLNLQGVRDARSVNEVARAVEQATSAAPRSAYTVATTVYRAERLGSLRVTTNVPGTQLRVGGRLAGTAPLDLNDLPPGSLEVSAAREGYRPATQRVTVSGDRVTQVDLTLRPLAGTLRVQSPVAAEVSVERQVVGAALPGQPLDLSVRPGVLAVNVTPRDRALSAQALLVRVSDAQVSLVECALTAGAYTCIVR; from the coding sequence ATGAAACGGCTTGCGGTCTTTCTCGCCCTTGGCGGTCTGCTGAGCAGTTGTGTCCCCGCCCCCCTGCGCGCCAACCCCGACGCCGGGGTGCGCCTGAGCGCCGCGCTGGACACCCCGCCCCTGCGCCCCATCACAGGTGAATCCAACCTTTACCGGGTGCCGGGGCCCGGCGGCCTGATCGTTCAGACCGACCGCACGGCCCAGGTGACGGCGATTGTGGTGCCGCCCAGCGGCGGCGCGGCGCTCAGTGAAACGGTCACGACTGTGCCGGGCCAGGCCACCCGCCTGCCGCTGCCCCCGGCCGAGGGGTTTACCCAGGTGTTCACGGTGGCCAGTCTGGGGCCGCTGAACTTGCAGGGCGTCAGGGACGCGCGCAGCGTGAACGAGGTGGCGCGGGCGGTCGAGCAGGCCACCAGCGCGGCGCCCCGCAGCGCCTACACCGTCGCCACCACCGTTTACCGGGCCGAACGCCTGGGCAGCCTGCGCGTGACCACCAATGTGCCCGGCACTCAGCTCCGGGTGGGGGGCCGCCTGGCCGGCACCGCGCCGCTGGACCTGAATGACCTGCCACCCGGTTCCCTGGAGGTCAGTGCGGCGCGCGAGGGTTACCGTCCGGCCACGCAGCGCGTCACTGTGAGCGGGGACCGCGTCACCCAGGTTGACCTGACCCTGCGCCCGCTGGCCGGGACCCTGCGCGTACAAAGCCCCGTTGCCGCCGAGGTGAGTGTGGAGCGGCAAGTGGTGGGCGCCGCACTGCCAGGACAACCCCTGGACCTGAGCGTGCGCCCTGGCGTGCTGGCGGTCAACGTGACGCCGCGCGACCGCGCCCTGAGTGCCCAGGCCCTGCTGGTGCGGGTCAGCGACGCGCAGGTCAGCCTGGTCGAGTGTGCGCTGACGGCGGGGGCCTACACCTGCATCGTGCGCTAA
- the murA gene encoding UDP-N-acetylglucosamine 1-carboxyvinyltransferase has product MQLTPLHLQGGRELRGEIAVQGSKNAALPIIVASLLSREKVTLHGVPRLSDVHTILELLAHLGTQHVWAGDNTLELHTPEILNTDAPYALVSKMRASFIVLGAILARAGQATVSMPGGCAWGPRPVDQHVKALRALGAEITEDAGNFDARRSGSLSGHFIFELLTVGGTHNAILASVLGDGVVTLENASIDTDVVELVGFLNSMGADIQGAGTNILTIRGVPSLRGGEYTVIPDRIEAGTFMMLAAATRSRLTVTNVRPEHLRAVTGKLQEMGVEILESGTSLVVDARGRDLKPVNITTQSYPGFPTDLQPQMSALLATVAGTSVVQDPVYPDRLTHVAELHRMGANITVSGYTQVIQGGPLRAAPVKAADLRAGAALFIAGLTCEGETVIDGVQYLNRGYERLADRLRGVGANVAQNDLALAMD; this is encoded by the coding sequence ATGCAATTGACCCCACTGCACCTTCAGGGAGGCCGCGAACTGCGCGGCGAAATCGCCGTTCAGGGCAGCAAGAATGCCGCGCTGCCCATTATTGTTGCCAGCCTCCTGAGCCGCGAAAAGGTCACGCTGCACGGCGTGCCGCGCCTGAGCGACGTTCACACCATTCTGGAACTGCTGGCGCACCTGGGCACCCAGCACGTCTGGGCCGGCGACAACACCCTGGAACTGCACACCCCCGAGATTCTGAACACCGACGCGCCCTACGCCCTGGTGAGCAAGATGCGCGCCAGTTTTATCGTGCTGGGCGCCATTCTGGCACGCGCTGGACAGGCCACGGTGTCTATGCCGGGCGGCTGCGCCTGGGGCCCGCGCCCAGTGGACCAGCACGTCAAGGCGCTGCGGGCGCTGGGCGCCGAGATCACCGAAGACGCCGGCAACTTTGACGCCCGGCGCAGCGGGAGCCTGAGCGGTCACTTCATTTTCGAGCTGCTGACGGTGGGCGGCACCCACAACGCCATCCTGGCGAGCGTGCTGGGTGACGGCGTGGTCACGCTGGAAAACGCCTCGATTGACACCGATGTCGTGGAACTGGTGGGCTTCCTGAACAGCATGGGCGCCGATATTCAGGGCGCGGGCACCAATATCCTGACCATCCGGGGCGTGCCCAGCCTGCGCGGCGGCGAATACACGGTGATTCCCGACCGTATCGAGGCCGGCACGTTCATGATGCTGGCGGCAGCCACCCGCAGCCGCCTGACGGTGACCAACGTGCGCCCGGAGCACCTGCGCGCCGTCACCGGCAAGTTGCAGGAAATGGGCGTGGAGATTCTGGAAAGCGGCACCAGCCTGGTGGTGGACGCGCGCGGCCGCGACCTGAAGCCGGTCAATATCACCACCCAGAGCTACCCCGGCTTTCCCACCGACCTTCAGCCGCAGATGAGCGCCCTGCTGGCGACCGTCGCCGGCACCAGCGTGGTGCAGGACCCGGTGTATCCCGACCGCCTGACCCATGTGGCCGAACTGCACCGGATGGGGGCCAACATCACCGTCAGCGGCTACACCCAGGTGATTCAGGGTGGACCGCTGCGCGCCGCGCCGGTCAAGGCTGCCGACCTGCGTGCTGGTGCCGCCCTGTTCATCGCCGGCCTGACCTGCGAGGGCGAGACCGTCATTGACGGCGTGCAGTACCTCAACCGGGGGTACGAGCGCCTGGCCGACCGCCTGCGCGGCGTGGGAGCCAACGTGGCCCAGAACGACCTCGCGCTGGCGATGGACTAA
- a CDS encoding outer membrane protein assembly factor BamB family protein — translation MTLAVFSGAAAQGTPTFAAPKIDVFKELRVISGVSVGASGDLTFVGSDARVHRTDAKGSEKWSFLMGDLGRAYPVVTPQGTTIAASYDDTVYAIDAAGKLLWKLKLDGDIFATPALRADGSVVVATAGGTVHAIDSAGKALWSYKVGAPVFSSPAVGADGTIYFGAQNNRMHALTPDGRLKWTYLAGSLVFSSPAIGLDGSVYFGSSDRRIYALTPGGQLKWRVQTGLFVNASPIITSGGVVVVGSYDGSLYALNSGGETEWTYKAGAAIAASAVELSDGTVVVPDLSGTVHAVGKAGQALWQIKTGKKIDTGLSVSDQGSLYFTTDGGGLNIIQKQRPLAVGPWTTFHASPSAWGRVPTPIDLQAQTQARRAAATAVLAALPPGTPTAPAQPAQPPAPTQGTKPPQPGQPAVQPGPATPSQPAQPTQPAAPVLTPAQQAQAAARKARSEAGQVWLPLTEAAAALRLPVLNVTARTATLRVGTARVPVTVRRFAREVYVPLAALSELPGVQVRLGRAPAAVLLSVGGQQISFPVNLSQLVPLTGQVEYSRVLR, via the coding sequence ATGACACTGGCGGTTTTCTCGGGCGCCGCTGCCCAGGGGACCCCCACGTTCGCCGCACCAAAAATTGATGTTTTCAAAGAGCTGCGCGTGATTTCTGGCGTGTCAGTGGGCGCCAGCGGCGACCTGACCTTCGTGGGGTCAGACGCCCGCGTGCACCGCACCGACGCCAAGGGCAGCGAGAAGTGGTCCTTTCTCATGGGGGACCTGGGGCGCGCTTATCCAGTCGTGACGCCGCAGGGCACCACCATTGCCGCTTCTTACGACGATACGGTCTACGCCATTGACGCGGCTGGCAAGCTGCTGTGGAAACTGAAGCTGGACGGCGACATCTTTGCCACGCCCGCCCTGCGGGCCGACGGCAGCGTCGTGGTGGCCACCGCCGGGGGCACCGTTCACGCCATTGACAGCGCGGGCAAGGCGCTCTGGAGTTATAAGGTAGGGGCGCCCGTGTTCAGCAGCCCCGCCGTAGGCGCGGACGGCACCATCTACTTTGGCGCCCAGAACAACCGCATGCACGCCCTGACGCCGGACGGCCGCCTGAAATGGACCTATCTGGCCGGCTCGCTGGTGTTCAGCAGCCCGGCCATCGGCCTGGACGGCAGCGTGTACTTCGGCTCCAGTGACCGCCGCATCTACGCCTTGACCCCCGGTGGTCAGTTGAAATGGCGCGTGCAGACGGGCCTCTTTGTCAATGCCAGCCCCATCATCACCAGTGGTGGTGTGGTCGTCGTGGGCAGTTACGACGGTTCGCTGTACGCCCTGAATTCAGGCGGCGAAACCGAGTGGACCTACAAGGCGGGGGCGGCCATCGCGGCCTCGGCAGTGGAGCTGAGTGACGGCACGGTGGTCGTGCCGGACCTGAGCGGCACCGTGCATGCCGTGGGCAAGGCGGGGCAGGCGCTGTGGCAGATCAAGACGGGCAAGAAGATCGACACCGGCCTGAGCGTCAGCGACCAGGGCAGTCTGTATTTCACGACAGACGGCGGCGGCCTGAACATCATTCAGAAGCAGCGCCCGCTGGCTGTGGGCCCGTGGACGACTTTTCACGCCAGCCCCTCGGCCTGGGGCCGCGTGCCCACGCCCATTGACCTGCAGGCCCAGACCCAGGCCCGGCGCGCGGCGGCCACAGCGGTGCTGGCGGCGCTGCCGCCCGGCACGCCTACGGCGCCGGCCCAGCCCGCGCAGCCGCCAGCGCCCACCCAGGGCACCAAACCGCCCCAGCCTGGGCAACCTGCCGTTCAGCCTGGACCGGCGACTCCTTCCCAGCCGGCGCAGCCCACCCAGCCCGCCGCCCCGGTGCTGACCCCAGCCCAGCAGGCCCAGGCCGCCGCGCGTAAGGCCCGCAGTGAGGCCGGTCAGGTGTGGCTGCCCCTGACCGAAGCGGCCGCTGCGCTGCGCTTGCCCGTGCTGAACGTCACGGCCCGCACCGCCACGCTGCGGGTGGGCACGGCGCGGGTGCCGGTCACCGTGCGGCGCTTTGCCCGCGAGGTGTATGTGCCGCTGGCCGCCCTGAGCGAGCTTCCCGGTGTTCAGGTGCGGCTGGGCCGGGCGCCCGCCGCCGTTCTCCTGAGTGTAGGCGGGCAGCAGATCAGCTTTCCTGTCAATCTGTCTCAGCTCGTTCCGCTGACTGGTCAGGTGGAATACAGCCGCGTGCTGCGGTAG
- a CDS encoding transcriptional regulator has product MPKKERKRLQVVISDEQDALLTRTAYELSSPERLISKSEVVRLAIEKIARELGEGENIEEYRAILETEDLSDEP; this is encoded by the coding sequence ATGCCCAAGAAGGAACGCAAACGGTTGCAGGTGGTGATTAGCGACGAGCAGGACGCTCTGCTGACCCGCACCGCTTACGAACTGTCCAGCCCCGAACGACTGATTAGCAAAAGTGAAGTGGTGCGCCTGGCCATCGAGAAAATTGCCCGCGAACTGGGTGAGGGCGAGAACATCGAGGAATACCGGGCCATTCTAGAGACCGAAGACCTGAGTGACGAGCCTTAA